From Doryrhamphus excisus isolate RoL2022-K1 chromosome 22, RoL_Dexc_1.0, whole genome shotgun sequence, one genomic window encodes:
- the LOC131109850 gene encoding serine/threonine-protein phosphatase alpha-2 isoform-like has protein sequence MAEADKLNIDSIIQRLLEVKGSRPGKNVQLTENEIRGLCLKSREIFLSQPILLELEAPLKICGDVHGQYYDLLRLFEYGGFPPESNYLFLGDYVDRGKQSLETICLLLAYKIKYPENFFLLRGNHECASINRIYGFYDECKRRYNIKLWKTFTDCFNCLPVAAIVDEKIFCCHGGLSPDLQSMEQVRRVMRPTDVPDQGLLCDLLWADPDKDVLGWGENDRGVSFTFGADVVTKFLHKHDMDLICRAHQVVEDGYEFFAKRQLVTLFSAPNYCGEFDNAGAMMSVDETLMCSFQILKPADKKLFYSGGLGSGRPVTPPRKAKK, from the exons TGAAAGGCTCCAGACCAGGCAAAAATGTCCAACTGACAGAGAATGAAATCCGGGGTCTTTGCCTCAAATCCAGGGAGATCTTCCTTAGCCAGCCAATTCTGCTCGAACTTGAGGCGCCTCTCAAGATTTGTG GGGATGTTCACGGGCAGTACTACGACCTGCTAAGGCTCTTTGAATACGGCGGCTTCCCACCAGAGAGCAACTACCTGTTCCTGGGAGACTATGTCGACAGAGGCAAGCAGTCACTGGAGACCATCTGCCTGCTGCTGGCGTACAAGATAAAATACCCCGAAAACTTCTTCCTTCTGAGGGGCAACCACGAGTGTGCATCCATTAACAGGATATATGGCTTCTACGATGAGT GTAAGAGGCGATACAACATAAAGCTGTGGAAGACCTTCACCGACTGTTTCAACTGTTTGCCTGTTGCCGCCATTGTTGATGAGAAGATCTTCTGTTGCCATGGAG GCCTATCTCCAGATCTGCAGTCTATGGAGCAGGTGCGAAGGGTCATGCGGCCCACCGACGTGCCTGACCAGGGCCTTTTGTGTGACTTGCTGTGGGCCGACCCTGACAAGGATGTGCTGGGCTGGGGCGAGAACGACCGCGGCGTTTCCTTCACGTTTGGTGCTGACGTGGTCACCAAGTTCCTCCACAAACACGACATGGACCTCATCTGCCGGGCCCATCAG GTGGTGGAGGACGGCTATGAGTTCTTTGCAAAAAGGCAGCTCGTCACGCTCTTCTCTGCCCCAAACTACTGCGGGGAGTTTGACAATGCGGGCGCCATGATGAGCGTTGATGAAACCCTCATGTGCTCATTCCAG aTCCTCAAACCTGCAGACAAGAAGCTGTTCTACAGTGGCGGTCTGGGCTCCGGCCGCCCAGTCACCCCCCCAAGAAAAGCTAAGAAATGA